The Lysinibacillus pakistanensis genome includes a window with the following:
- a CDS encoding YfbR-like 5'-deoxynucleotidase has translation MIFIGIHQFFTSLNDLERIIRCPGRFKFEEHNVAAHSWKVSQYAMFFATLEEMNGATVNWKALYEKTINHDFAEVFIGDIKTPVKHASPELKQMLAHVEEKMMEKFIINEIPQEFQAVFFERMKEGKDSTLEGRLLEFADKLDQFYEAFAELKRGNTDKEFVYMYQSALSKLLAIPLDATVHYFRTEILKDAVKEKTHIDIQALTNEVLTST, from the coding sequence GTGATTTTTATAGGAATTCATCAATTTTTTACAAGTCTAAATGATCTAGAACGTATTATTCGTTGCCCTGGCCGCTTCAAATTTGAAGAGCATAACGTAGCTGCTCACTCTTGGAAGGTTTCACAATACGCTATGTTTTTTGCCACATTAGAGGAAATGAATGGCGCCACAGTAAACTGGAAGGCACTTTACGAAAAGACCATTAATCATGATTTTGCTGAAGTATTTATAGGCGATATTAAAACACCAGTAAAACATGCTAGCCCTGAGCTCAAACAAATGCTTGCACATGTGGAAGAAAAAATGATGGAAAAATTCATTATTAATGAAATCCCTCAGGAATTTCAAGCCGTCTTCTTTGAGCGTATGAAAGAGGGTAAGGATAGCACGTTGGAGGGTCGTTTACTTGAATTTGCCGATAAGCTAGATCAATTTTATGAGGCCTTTGCTGAATTAAAGAGAGGAAACACTGACAAAGAATTTGTTTATATGTATCAATCAGCCCTTTCCAAGCTTTTAGCCATTCCTCTAGATGCAACCGTACACTATTTCCGCACTGAAATTTTGAAGGATGCTGTGAAGGAAAAGACACATATTGATATTCAAGCTCTCACTAATGAAGTATTAACCTCAACTTAA